One part of the Phragmites australis chromosome 3, lpPhrAust1.1, whole genome shotgun sequence genome encodes these proteins:
- the LOC133913335 gene encoding cleavage stimulation factor subunit 50, with protein MDEAVQEAKLLRQVNALIVAYLRGQNLAQAASAVAAATMTPLSAADSVPDNHLLRLVAKGLATERGGGVASAFDSSGGGYGGLVPPLGSSAVDFGMQDVRGSSKSFPKHEARHVSDHKNVARCAKFSRDGKYFATGSADTSIKFFEVAKVKQTIAGDSKDGSAWPMIRTFYDHMQPINDLDFHPESPILISAAKDNTIKFFDYSKTNARKAFRVIQDTHNVRSVCFHPCGDYLLAGTDHPVAHLYDINTFTCYLSANPQDSSAPINQVRYSCTGSLYVTASKDGSLCIWDGVSAECVRPIIRAHGSAEATSAIFTKDERYVLSCGKDSSVKLWEVGTGRLVKQYAGAVRRQFRCQAVFNETEEFVLSVDEQNNEVVVWDALTAEKVARLPSGNTGAPRWLDHSPVEPVFVTCGNDRSVRFWKQTV; from the exons ATGGACGAGGCGGTGCAGGAGGCGAAGCTGCTGCGGCAGGTGAACGCCCTCATCGTGGCTTACCTCCGCGGCCAGAACCTCGCGCAGgccgcctccgccgtcgccgccgccaccatgaCCCCCCTCTCCGCTGCCGACTCCGTCCCCGACAACCACCTTCTCCGCCTCGTCGCCAAG GGCCTCGCGACCGAGCGGGGAGGAGGAGTCGCTTCCGCGTTCGACTCCTCCGGCGGCGGGTACGGCGGACTGGTGCCCCCGCTGGGCTCCAGTGCTGTGGATTTCGG TATGCAGGATGTCAGGGGCTCGTCCAAGAGCTTCCCCAAGCACGAGGCCAGGCACGTCTCTGATCATAAG AATGTTGCCCGGTGTGCAAAATTTAGTCGTGATGGGAAGTATTTTGCAACTGGGAGTGCAGACACGTCAATTAAGTTCTTTGAG GTTGCTAAAGTTAAGCAGACGATAGCAGGGGATTCCAAAGATGGCTCTGCCTGGCCCATGATACGTACATTTTATGATCACATGCAG CCCATCAATGATCTGGATTTTCATCCTGAGAGCCCAATACTGATATCAGCTGCAAAAGACAATACAATAAA ATTCTTTGACTACTCAAAAACCAATGCAAGGAAAGCATTCAGAGTTATTCAG GATACTCATAACGTCAGATCTGTATGTTTCCATCCTTGTGGGGATTACCTTTTAGCAG GGACTGATCACCCAGTTGCTCATCTCTATGATATAAACACTTTCACATGCTACTTATCAGCAAATCCACAGGATTCTAGTGCTCCCATTAACCAG GTGCGCTACTCTTGTACTGGGAGCTTGTATGTGACTGCTTCTAAAGATGGTTCTCTGTGCATCTGGGATGGAGTATCTGCTGAATGTGTTCGGCCCATTATTAGAGCACATGGATCTGCGGAAGCTACTAGCGCAATTTTCACCAAAGATGAGAG GTATGTCCTGTCTTGTGGGAAGGATTCTTCTGTAAAGTTATGGGAAGTTGGCACTGGACGACTTGTGAAGCAATATGCAGGAGCTGTTCGCAGACAATTCCGATGCCAG GCTGTCTTCAATGAAACTGAGGAGTTCGTGCTATCAGTTGATGAACAAAACAATGAG GTTGTTGTCTGGGATGCACTTACTGCTGAAAAGGTTGCAAGATTGCCCTCTGGCAACACCGGTGCCCCGAGGTGGCTCGACCACTCCCCAGTAGAGCCAGTGTTTGTTACTTGCGGAAACGATAGATCCGTCAGGTTCTGGAAACAAACCGTTTAG
- the LOC133913333 gene encoding COBRA-like protein 3: MAAGGRSVACCAAVLLAAVLLLSAPTTTEAYDSLDPNGNITIKWDIMQWTPDGYVAVVTMFNYQQFRHIGAPGWQLGWTWAKKEVIWSMVGAQTTEQGDCSKFKGGIPHCCKRDPTIVDLLPGTPYNMQIANCCKAGVINTLNQDPANAASSFQISVGLAGTTNKTVKVPKNFTLKTPGPGYTCGRAIVGRPTKFFSQDGRRATQALMTWNVTCTYSQFLAQKTPSCCVSLSSFYNDTIVNCPTCSCGCQNTNGTNCVNEDSPYLQSAIDGPGKWTGQPLVQCTSHMCPIRIHWHVKLNYKEYWRVKITITNFNFRMNYTQWNLVAQHPNFDNITKLFSFNYKPLTPYGGGINDTAMFWGVKFYNDLLMQAGKLGNVQSELLLRKDSQTFTFEKGWAFPHRVYFNGDNCVMPSPENYPWLPNASSLTKQTLTLPLLVFWIVLATLLAYA, encoded by the exons ATGGCGGCGGGCGGCAGATCCGTCGCTTGCTGCGCCGCCGTGCTGCTCGCGGCCGTGCTGCTGCTTTCCGCACCGACCACCACAG AGGCTTATGATTCCCTGGATCCAAATGGCAACATCACTATAAAATGGGATATTATGCAGTGGACTCCTGATGGATATGTC GCTGTTGTCACAATGTTCAACTACCAACAATTCCGGCACATTGGGGCACCTGGGTGGCAGCTGGGGTGGACATGGGCAAAGAAGGAGGTCATATGGTCGATGGTCGGGGCACAGACCACCGAACAGGGTGACTGCTCAAAATTCAAGGGCGGGATTCCCCACTGCTGCAAGAGAGATCCCACGATCGTTGATTTACTTCCAGGCACTCCATACAACATGCAAATTGCCAATTGCTGCAAGGCAGGAGTTATAAATACACTTAATCAGGACCCAGCAAATGCTGCTTCCTCCTTCCAGATTAGTGTAGGTCTTGCTGGGACTACCAATAAGACGGTTAAGGTGCCAAAGAACTTCACTCTTAAGACTCCAGGTCCAGGGTACACATGTGGGCGTGCTATTGTTGGCAGGCCTACCAAATTTTTCAGCCAGGATGGACGCAGAGCAACCCAAGCTCTAA TGACATGGAATGTGACCTGCACGTATTCCCAATTTCTTGCTCAGAAGACTCCATCCTGCTGTGTATCTCTCTCATCGTTTTATAATGACACAATTGTGAACTGTCCAACATGCTCTTGTGGCTGCCAAAACACAAATGGGACAAACTGTGTAAA TGAGGATTCACCTTATCTACAATCTGCAATTGATGGCCCTGGCAAATGGACTGGCCAGCCTCTTGTTCAATGCACTTCTCACATGTGCCCGATAAGAATACACTGGCATGTAAAACTCAACTACAAGGAATACTGGAGAGTGAAAATCACTATCACGAACTTCAACTTCCGCATGAATTACACACAGTGGAACTTAGTCGCTCAGCATCCAAACTTCGATAATATCACTAAACTATTTAGCTTCAACTACAAACCACTTACCCCATATGGGGGTGGCATAA ATGATACGGCGATGTTCTGGGGCGTAAAATTCTACAATGATTTGCTCATGCAAGCTGGTAAACTTGGGAATGTGCAATCAGAACTGCTTCTCCGCAAGGACTCCCAGACTTTCACATTCGAAAAGGGTTGGGCCTTCCCACACCGAGTGTACTTCAATGGTGATAACTGTGTCATGCCATCTCCTGAGAATTACCCATGGTTGCCGAACGCAAGCTCATTAACAAAACAAACATTGACACTCCCACTCTTGGTATTCTGGATTGTACTGGCTACATTGTTGGCTTACGCATGA
- the LOC133913334 gene encoding uncharacterized protein LOC133913334, translating into MDTSTRAAKIPSLHQTDINWDNLDKTKLYVVGAGMFSGVTVALYPVSVIKTRMQVASGDAVRRNALATFRNILKMDGVPGLYRGFATVITGAVPTRIIFLTALETTKAASLKLVEPFKLSEPVQAAIANGLAGLSASTCSQTAFVPIDVISQKLMVQGYSGHARYKGGIDVARKIIKADGIKGLYRGFGLSVMTYAPSSAVWWASYGSSQRIIWRALGHFHDKEDAPSQLKIVGVQATGGVIAGAVTSFVTTPIDTIKTRLQVMDNQKLKATEVVKRLVAEDGWKGLYRGLGPRFFSSSAWGTSMIVCYEYLKRLCAKVEEV; encoded by the exons ATGGATACTTCTACCAGGGCCGCCAAGATCCCGTCGCTCCACCAGACGGATATTAACTGGGACAA CCTTGACAAGACCAAGCTCTACGTGGTGGGTGCCGGCATGTTCAGCGGCGTCACCGTGGCGCTGTACCCGGTCTCGGTGATCAAGACCCGGATGCAGGTCGCCTCCGGGGACGCCGTGAGGAGGAATGCGCTGGCCACCTTCAGGAACATCCTCAAGATGGACGGTGTGCCGGGGCTCTACCGGGGGTTCGCGACCGTTATCACCGGGGCTGTCCCAACTAGGATTATCTTCCTCACGGCGCTTGAGACGACCAAGGCTGCCTCGCTTAAGCTTGTGGAGCCATTCAAGCTGTCGGAGCCAGTGCAGGCAGCCATTGCCAATGGCCTTGCCGGTCTGTCAGCGTCCACATGCTCGCAGACTGCGTTTGTACCCATTGATGTG ATAAGCCAGAAACTGATGGTTCAAGGATATTCTGGTCATGCCAGATATAAAGGCGGAATAGATGTTGCTCGAAAGATCATAAAGGCTGATGGGATAAAAGGGCTATACCGAGGATTTGGACTCTCTGTTATGACATACGCACCATCTAGCGCTGTGTGGTGGGCGAGTTATGGATCGAGCCAGCGCATAATCTGGAG AGCTCTTGGCCATTTCCATGATAAAGAAGATGCTCCTAGCCAGTTGAAAATAGTTGGTGTTCAAGCGACAGGGGGAGTTATTGCTGGTGCAGTGACCTCTTTTGTTACAACTCCCATAGATACAATCAAGACCAGGCTGCAG GTTATGGATAATCAAAAGCTAAAAGCTACGGAAGTAGTTAAAAGATTGGTTGCTGAAGATGGATGGAAAGGTCTCTACAGAGGGTTAGGTCCAAGATTCTTCAGCTCATCAGCTTGGGGAACCTCGATGATAGTATGCTACGAGTACCTAA AGCGCTTGTGTGCTAAAGTTGAAGAGGTCTGA